A region of the Clostridium sp. AN503 genome:
GGGAGATATCTTCAAATACTTCTTTCAATCCCTCATCGAGGAACCACTGATAGGAGTCTTTTTGAATCTCAATCAGGTTTGGCATCTCAAGAACTTCTTTCTGTCTCGAGTAGCTCATTCTAACGCTTTTCCCAGCTGATACCGGGCGCATTCTGCTTTTCTCCATTGACGTTTCACCCCTGTTTTCTAATCGATTTTCTGGCATTTTTAGGGCGCAAAAACCCCATGATGCCACAATAGTGCACACTCCATAATATCATAGCGCTGTCAAGGTGTCAAGTTTTTTTATCTTGCAATTTTGCACAAAAAATGCTATACTATTTGCGCAGGTTTGTCCTGTTACATAAAAGAACTTAATGGAGGTATTCCCCATGCAGACTTTTTTAAACGTATTGCTGGTGATTTTGGTTATTGTAGCGGCAGGGTTGGCGGTTCTCTATTTCCTGGGAAGAAAGCTTGAGAAGCGTCAGGTAGAGCAGCAGCAGCTCCTGGAAGCATCCAAGCAGACCGTTTCCATGCTGGTGATCGACAAGAAAAAGATGAAGATCAAGGAGGCCGGCCTGCCGAAGATCGTATATGAGCAGACCCCCAAGTACATGCGTTGGGCAAAGGTCCCCGTAGTAAAGGCGAAAGTCGGCCCCAAGGTGATGACCCTGATGGCAGATGAGCGCGTTTTCGCAGCTCTTCCGGTGAAGACCGAGGCAAAGGTTGTGGTCAGCGGCATCTATATCAGCGAGATCAAGAGTATCCGCGGCGGCGCAGTACCGCAGGCTCCGAAGAAAAAGGGGTTCTTTGCAAGATTTAAGAAGGACAAGAAAGAGAAAAAAGAGAAATAGAAAGTAAACTCTGTTCCCGATGCCATGCATGCGGACAGTAGACGGATTGCCGGACTTTGGATTTTAAAGGTCTGCAATCCGTCTTTTTATTGCCGGAAATTTATTGCGAGAAATTTTAGAAACCAATGGACATTGCAAAAAATATCTGCTAGTATAAAAGAACATTTCGAGTGAGATCCGGTTAATCCAATTTCTTGCAGGTTCTGCAAAACATTTCTCAATCGATCCATTCTATACTGAGGAGGTATCTTTATGACCAATGCAACCACACCAGCAACAAACCGGGAGGTAAAATCCAGCGCGTTTACTGCATTTTTCAGCGACCCGGCGAATGCGGCAAAGCTCTACGCCGCCCTGGATGACCAGAAGGCGGTTTCAGCGGAAGATATTATTTTCCAAACCTTAAACGGCGTGCTCTTCATGGCCCGCAAGAATGACATGGCGTTCACGGTAAATAACAAGGTACTGGTGATCAGCGAGCATCAGTCAACCCTTAATGCAAATATGCCGCTCCGGGATGCCATCTACTATGGGCGGACCATGGAAAAGCTGATCGAGCCAAGAGCGCTGTACCGGACCGGGCAGATCCCCATACCGACTCCGGAATTCTTTGTTTTCTATAACGGGACTGATAATTTCCCTGCTGAAAAAATCCTGAAACTTTCTGATGCATACCTTGAAAAAACAGACTCGCCTATGTTAGAATTAAAAGTAAGAATCATAAACATCAATCTGCCGGTGAATCACCCGATTTTGGAACGGTGCAGGCCGCTTTATGAGTATTCCTTCTTTATCCAGAAGATCAGGGATTACATAGACAGCGGAAAGAGCCGCGACGAGGCGATCATCCAGGCAATGAAGGACTGCGAACAGGAAGGGATCATGGCAGAATTCCTGAGAGAGCATGGAACGGAGGCGGTGAATATGCTGTTTACGGAATTTAATGTGGAGGACGCACTGGAAGTGCGGTTTGGAGAAGGCCAGGAGTCCATGCTGAAGCTGGTCAACGCCATGATAGCAGATGGACGTTCAGAGGAAATTGCACGGCTGCAGCAGGATCTGGAGTTTCGAAAAGAAATGTTTACCCTATATCATATAAATGACGTATGATACCTGGTGTACTTACGTAAATCAGGCGAATGGCCGGAGCTGCAATATTGCTCCGGTCGTTTTTCATATCAAAATTGTTCATTCGATGTAAAAATCGCCACCTGAACTGACACTTTATATCATAAAAATATCGCTAATTTCCGAAATTTCACTTGACTATATGGTTATATTACAGGTATGCTGGTGAAACACGTTTATAATATGAACGCAATGGATTTAAAATGCGTTTGATCGGAGGAATTTATTTACTTATGAAATTGATCATTCATTATCTGAAAAACTATAAAAAGATGTTTTTGCTCAACGCCTTCTCGGTGCTGGGCTTCGCTCTCGTGGAGCTGGGGATTCCGACCATCGTGGCGCTGATGATCGACAACGGAGTGAACCGTGGGAACACAGACTATATCTGGAAAATGGGAATCCTGATTGTCGTGATCTCCCTTACAGGGGTGGCGGGCACTATCCTCCTTGGCTACTGCTGCGCCTATCTTTCCACCTCCGTGACCCGGGATATCCGCAACGATATCTTCCGGAAGACCCAGGAATTCTCCCACAGCGAATTCCATGATTTTGGTATTTCGTCCCTGATCACCCGGACGGGCAACGACGCATTTCAGATCCAGATGTTCATGAACGTTCTGCTCCGGACTGCGCTTATGACGCCTGTGATGATGGCTGGAAGTATTTTTTTAGTGCTGCGCGCCTCCTTGAGCCTGTCCGCAGTCATTCTGTCCACAGTGCCCCTGATCGTGATCGGTGTGATCGTGGTGACCAGGATCTCAGAACCTTTAAGCGAGAAGCAGCAGGCGTCCTTGGAGGACATCAACCGGATCTCCAAGGAGAATCTGACCGGGATCCGGGTGATCCGTGCTTTCACCAACGACAACTATGAGAAAATGCGGTTTGACGGTGCCAACGTAAGCTATATGGGATACTCAAAAAAGCTGTTTAAGCTCATGAGCGTGACTCAGCCCATCTTCTTTCTTGTGATGAACTTTGCCGGGATGGGCATCTACTGGATCGCCAGCATTATGTTGAGCCGGGGAACCCTCCAGATCGGGGAACTGGTGGCATTTATGGATTATATGTTCCATATGATGTTCTCCATCATGCTGTTCTGCCTGGTCTTCATGATGTACCCGAAAGCCGCCGTCAGCGCCGGGCGCATCCAGAAGATCTTTGACGCCGACCCGGATGTAAAAAACCCTGAGCGTGGAATCCGGCTCACAGGATATACTGCTGCAAAACACTGTCCTGCAGACCACAATTCTGCGGATCACAGCCCTGCGGATCACCATTCTGCGGATTACAGTTCTATGGATCACATTGAAGAGATTGCTTTCGACCACGTGGACTTTGCCTATCCGGACGGCGAGGAGGCCGTGCTTAAGAATGTATCCTTCTCCGTAAAACGCGGGGAAACCATTGCATTCATCGGCAGCACCGGTTCCGGGAAGAGCACGCTCATCAACCTGATCCCCAGGTCTTATGACGTCAGCAGCGGACAGGTGCTGATCAATGGCAGGGATATCCGGGAATATGACTTAAAAAGCCTGCGGAATGCCATCGGTTTCATTCCACAGAAAGCCATGCTGTTTTCCGGCACCATTGCAGAAAACCTGCGCTACGGGAAACCGGACGCCACAGACGAAGAGCTGGTCCAGGCGGCAAAAACTGCCCAGGCCTATGATTTCATCATGGAAAAAGGAGGCTTTGACGAGCGCATCACGGAAAATGCCACCAATGTTTCCGGCGGTCAAAGACAGCGTCTTTCGATCGCCCGGGCGCTGGTCCGAAGGCCAGACGTCTATGTGTTTGACGATTCCTTTTCCGCTCTGGACTTTAAGACGGATGCCCGGCTCAGAAAAATGCTGAAAAAAGAGACCGCAAACGCCATTGTCATGATCGTGGCGCAGCGCATTTCCAGCATTATGGATGCAGATCAGATCATTGTATTAAATGAAGGGAGCATTGTGGGGAGCGGGACACATAAAGAGCTGCTCGACCGTTGTCAGATCTACCACGAGATCGCTCTTTCACAGCTCAGCGAGGAGGAATTGGCTCATGCGTAAAAATATAAAAGATATCATAAAGCTTCTCGGCAGGCTGAGACCTTTTCTATCCCCCTACCAGGTTCCGTTCGTAACCGCCATCCTGATGTCTGTGGCAAGTGTGGCAGCCATCACCACCGCTCCCAGGATCGAGGGCATGATCACCAGCCGGCTGGCAGCCGATCTTGCGGATATGGCTTCCGGGGTG
Encoded here:
- a CDS encoding ABC transporter ATP-binding protein, whose translation is MKLIIHYLKNYKKMFLLNAFSVLGFALVELGIPTIVALMIDNGVNRGNTDYIWKMGILIVVISLTGVAGTILLGYCCAYLSTSVTRDIRNDIFRKTQEFSHSEFHDFGISSLITRTGNDAFQIQMFMNVLLRTALMTPVMMAGSIFLVLRASLSLSAVILSTVPLIVIGVIVVTRISEPLSEKQQASLEDINRISKENLTGIRVIRAFTNDNYEKMRFDGANVSYMGYSKKLFKLMSVTQPIFFLVMNFAGMGIYWIASIMLSRGTLQIGELVAFMDYMFHMMFSIMLFCLVFMMYPKAAVSAGRIQKIFDADPDVKNPERGIRLTGYTAAKHCPADHNSADHSPADHHSADYSSMDHIEEIAFDHVDFAYPDGEEAVLKNVSFSVKRGETIAFIGSTGSGKSTLINLIPRSYDVSSGQVLINGRDIREYDLKSLRNAIGFIPQKAMLFSGTIAENLRYGKPDATDEELVQAAKTAQAYDFIMEKGGFDERITENATNVSGGQRQRLSIARALVRRPDVYVFDDSFSALDFKTDARLRKMLKKETANAIVMIVAQRISSIMDADQIIVLNEGSIVGSGTHKELLDRCQIYHEIALSQLSEEELAHA